A segment of the Neochlamydia sp. S13 genome:
AAAGGGGTGCTGCTAGCGTAGCTTTAGCGACAAGCATCAGTGCATGGATGAATATGTTTCTACTCATATCCAAGTTAGAAGGAAAAAGTGGCTATGTTTTATCCCCCAGGCTAAAAGTAAGCATTTGGAAAATCAGCTGTGCAAGCTTGTGCGCTCTCGTTGTATGTGTAGCCTTTTCTCATTATTGGATAGCTGAAAGTTCATGGGTGCTATGGAAGGAAGGCATAGAACCTCTAGGGCCTAGAGGCTTATTTCAGCAACTTGGCATACTAGCCCTGCAAGCCTTCATTTTTTTGTTTAGCTTGATAGGAGCAAGTTACCTTTTGCAAGTTGACGATATTTTAAAGATCCATAGAAGCGAAAGTCCTCTTAATCTTTGATTACATTTTATGCAAAATAAGACTACGGCTATAAGATAAAAAGAATGTCCTTAAAGGATAATCAGCTAACAACCTTTCCTACTAAGATAGCTTTAAATGCTCCAAGATAGATGTTTTGATAGAGTTTCCGAGACTGCCTCTTAAATTTCTGTTCTTCTCCTCTCTTGTAGACAATAGGCGGATTAAGCACATGCCTTATGAAAATTTTGACAAGTTATAATCATTTTAACCACGGATCCCCTTTTATTATCCTGGACATTTTCATTTTTTGCATATAAAAATTACTTGGCAAAATCTTGGTAGAAAAAGCATGGATCGCAACTGATTAAAAGATAAACAATAAATAAAAAATGTTGCTTTGCTTTTTTATCAATTTGATAATGCACCTACCATGTTTATAAGAAAGCAATTATTGCCTTCCTATTAGCTTAGACTATCTAAAAAATGGGAGGGCCTCTTGATTGTTTTTGTTGAAAAAAGCATTAAAAAGTTTAGCTAAGAGTAAAGAACGGATCCCCAAGCTGGGAAGCAAAAAGTTTTGCTAGAACAAAAAGAAATAATAAAAAAAGCCCTAGCCTAAGATGACTTAAACCAGGGCTTATCAATTCTATACGCTCAACTTTTTTTAAGTGGAGTGCGCTAAAAAGTCACAGATTTCATGTAATTTGATTTCAATGGGCCAAGGCATCTGCTCAGGTGTAGGCATCGCTAGAAGCTGTCCACCAAAGTTTTCTTTATCAAAGGAAAGATAATCAGGGACAGAGCGAGAGGGATTATCTAAAGACTGTTGAATAGCTTTCATTGACCGAGACTTTTCTTTTACAGTAATCACCATGCCAGGTCGCACTTGGAAAGAGCGACGGTCAACTTTTTTGCCATCCACGAGAATATGACCATGGGAAACAAGCTGATGGGCAGCGAAAATAGTGGAAGCAAGTTTAAGGCGATAAACAATCGTATCCAAACGACACTCTAGCAGTTCTGCAAAGTGCTGGGCAGTGTTACCAGCCATGTTAAAAGCATGCTTGTAATAAGCAACGAGCTGCTTTTCACTAAGCATACCGTAGATAGCTTTAAGTTTTTGCTTCTCTTCAAGTTGTAAGCCATAATCTGATTTTTTACGGCGGCGTGCTCCGTGCATACCAGGGGGATTGGGTTTATGCAACAAAGGGTTGCGTGTGCGGCCGAAAATATTTGCACCGAAACGTCGGGCAACGCGGTTTTTATTACCTGTGTAACGAGCCATTGGTTCTCCTAAAACGATTTGCAGGTACGATTATCCTTGTGATAAATCGCAAGTCGAAATTATTACACATTCCTTGACTTTTCTGCAAACATTCTCTGATTTTAAGCTTTTCTGAATGCTTTTTTCTTTTGCTATTTATAAAATAATCTATAAAGATGGCCCTTTTTGAGAAGAAGATTTTAAATAAAAAAGATTAAATAGGATCATCTTGAATAAATTGGATAGCTAATTTATAGGCAATCTCACATTCTTCGATGTTAGGATAATAACGCTCGAATTTGACTCTATCAGCCTGTTGAAGAAAGTGGGCCAACTGCTGACGGAAGGAGCTGGAAAAAACCGAGCTTTGGGCCACCTCGGCTAAAAATTCGGGAGTTGTGCTAGTGGCTGCGGGAATATGATATTTTTTTTGAATATAAGTTCTTAGAGTATCAGTTAAATGCACATAAAAATTGTCAAAAAGCCCTTTAGCCGGCAATTGTTTACTTCGCAATTGCCTAAGTTCTGCTAAAGCTGATTTCTTTGCAATCTTTGCTAATTGCTTAGATGTTAAAGGTTTTTTAATAGAAAAAGATTTTAGAAAAAAACAAAGATAGAGGGCGATTAGGACAAAGCATCCTATTTGTATCCAAGGTAGCTGCTTGTCATGCATTTGCTTTACATTCCTCTCGGCCTCTTGCTTTTGCAAAGAAAGATCGTTCAATAAAAGCTTTTGATTTTCCTCACTTAGCTGCATAGGAAGTTTTTTCTCAAAAGTCAGCAAAGATGCAAAATCCTCGGGGATTTGGGAAGTTATTTCTGGGGCGGTGACTTTAATAGGATAAAGCTCGCTTACAATCTTCTTTAAAGGAGCGCTCTTATTTTCTGCTATAAAATCGATATCGTAGAAAGTGAGGAACAGCTCTCCCAAGCGTCGCGGCTGTAATATGAGCACAATTTCTTGAGAAAACCTTCCTTTAGCATGTTCTTGAGGATTTTCTATTTTCATCTCCACTAGAGCAAAAGGATGCTCATAAAAGCTGCTGCTTCTAAGAAGATTCTGTTGCAGCTTTTTTGAATCGATCTGATATCCAGCTGGGAAAGTTAATCCTAGATGGACGGTGAGAAAATCATTAATCGAAACGGTTGAAGCAGCAGGCGTGATCACTACCTCAAATTCTTTTTCGTCTGCTATACCCTGAACAAAGGGGAAGAAAAGACCCAGCAGCATCCACAAAAAAAACCAGGCGTTCATCTCCTTTTCCTCGCGCGCATTCTAAAAAATTTACGTAAAAGAGGTGCATAAGGTTGATCGGTATATACTTCTACTAAACCTACGCCGTTTTTTATTAATAAAGCACGATAAGATTCTACCCGAGCCTTAGCCTGATAAGCAAATTCCCTCTGGAAAAGCTCACTAGAGCTATCTACCGTAAAGCTAGCGCCTGTTTCTAAATCAGCTAAATGGATTAATCCAAAATGAGGGAAAGAAATTTCATAAGCATCTATTAAAGCTAGAGCAATTAAGTCGTGCCGCTTAGCTGCTAGGGCCAACTCATGTGCATAAGGCTTAGAACATATAAAGTCGGTGAGCAAAAAGCAGACAGCTGGCCGCCTCTGAATCTTCCCCAAATAGGCCAAGGCAGCAGCCAAATCAGTTTCATGTTCTTTAGGTTTGAAAGCTAAAATTTCACGTATTAGGCGTAAAACATGCCGAGTTCCCTTAGCAGGCGGAAGATATTTCTCTACTCCCTTGGAAAAAAGAATAAGCCCTATTTTATCATTATTTTTGATAGCTGAAAATGCTAGCAAAGCACTAATTTCTGCAATTAAATCGCTTTTAAAAGAAGAGCTGCTACCATAGCGCGTAGAAGCCGATACATCAACCAAGAGCATTACGGTCAGCTCACGCTCTTCGCGAAAGCTTTTAACAAAAGGACGATTCATGCGTGCGGTCACATTCCAATCAATAGAACGAACATCATCCTCTGCCTGATAGTCTCGCACTTCTTCAAATTCCATACCTTGCCCTTTGAAAGCCGAGCGATAGGCTCCTGCCAACAGATCATTGGCTAGCTGAGTCGTTTGGATTTGAAGACGATGAATTTTCTTATAAAGGGCTACGTTAAACTCAACCATGGGCTACTAACAAGCTTAAGGTACAGGAACAGTTTTTAGAATGCGCTCAATCATTTCATCGGTGGACACGTCTTCAGCTTCCGCCTCATAAGAACGGCGTAGACGGTGCCTTAAGACTGCGGGTGCAATTTTTTTAATATCCTGAGGCACCACATAAGCGCGACCTTCAAGAAAAGCATTAGCCTTGCAAGCAATGCAAAGAGCAATACTTGCACGTGGCGAAGCTCCGTTGAGCAATAAAGATTGAAGATCAAGGCCATATTGGCTAGGGTAGCGGGTAGCAAAAATTAGATCTAAGATATAGTTAGTAATCTTATCATCCATATAAATTTCATTGATCATTCTACGCGCGTTAAGAATTTCTTCTGTCGTTAAGATAGGCTTTACTTTTATGGAAGAGCCTAAATTTGCCATGCGTTTTAGAATTTCTTTTTCCTCTTCTTTGGAGGGATAATCCAGTGTGACTTTTAACATAAATCTATCGGTTTGGGCTTCAGGTAAAGGATAAGTCCCCTCTTGCTCTATAGGATTTTCTGTAGCCAGCACTAGGTAAGGCTCTTGTAAATGAAAAGTTTGGCCATTGAGAGTGATTTGGCGCTCTTGCATTACCTCTAAAAGAGCCGATTGCACTTTTGCTGGCGCACGGTTAATCTCATCTGCCAACAAGATATGCGTAAAAGCTGGGCCTTTACTAACAGAGAAAGAGCCTTCCTTAAAGTTGTAGATTGAAGTGCCCACTAAATCAGCGGGTAAAAGGTCTGGGGTAAATTGTATGCGTTTATATTCACAATTCACTACTTTCGCTAAAGTGGTTACAGCTAAAGTCTTTGCTAAACCAGGCAAGCCTTCTAAGAGCACGTGGCCATTAGCTAAAAGAGCTATTAGCAAGTAGTTAACCATTTCTTGTTGCCCCACGATGGCTTTGCCCATCTCTTGGCGGGCAAGCATAAACTTTTCATTAGCTTTACCTATATTAGCGGCCAGAGCTGAAATATCTGTCAACAGCATTATTTGTCTTTTGTTAGAAGTGTTGTTAATACATATAAGGGATTGTAAAAAAAGGGTAAAGAGAGAAGGTAGATAACGGATATAAATGTGCTTTAATAAAATACCAAAACAGGTTTGTTTTAACTACTCATGCTTGAAAGAGGATCGTACTTGCCGATTAATAGGCAACCTAACAGTAAAAACGGTTCCTACGCCGATTTCTGACTGAACGGTAATATGGCCAAAATGCTTTTCTACAATAGTCTCTACGATAGATAACCCTAAGCCAGAGCCGCCCAGTTTTCTAGAATGAGCCTTATCTACTGTATAAAAACGTTGAAAAATATTTTCCAGATCGGTAGCAGGAATCCCTATGCCCTTATCGGCAACTTTTACTATAATTTTGTCTTCCTCGGCTTGAAGATAAATGGTGATTTGAGGAGGGGCAACAGAATATTTAGCAGCATTATCGATAAGATTAATAAAGGCATGTTCTAATAGATGAGGATCTGCTTCAAGATTCATCTCTTGATCGCCAGGTTTCTCAATCATAATTTGAG
Coding sequences within it:
- the rpsD gene encoding 30S ribosomal protein S4 — protein: MARYTGNKNRVARRFGANIFGRTRNPLLHKPNPPGMHGARRRKKSDYGLQLEEKQKLKAIYGMLSEKQLVAYYKHAFNMAGNTAQHFAELLECRLDTIVYRLKLASTIFAAHQLVSHGHILVDGKKVDRRSFQVRPGMVITVKEKSRSMKAIQQSLDNPSRSVPDYLSFDKENFGGQLLAMPTPEQMPWPIEIKLHEICDFLAHST
- a CDS encoding DUF58 domain-containing protein — encoded protein: MVEFNVALYKKIHRLQIQTTQLANDLLAGAYRSAFKGQGMEFEEVRDYQAEDDVRSIDWNVTARMNRPFVKSFREERELTVMLLVDVSASTRYGSSSSFKSDLIAEISALLAFSAIKNNDKIGLILFSKGVEKYLPPAKGTRHVLRLIREILAFKPKEHETDLAAALAYLGKIQRRPAVCFLLTDFICSKPYAHELALAAKRHDLIALALIDAYEISFPHFGLIHLADLETGASFTVDSSSELFQREFAYQAKARVESYRALLIKNGVGLVEVYTDQPYAPLLRKFFRMRARKRR
- a CDS encoding MoxR family ATPase; the protein is MLARQEMGKAIVGQQEMVNYLLIALLANGHVLLEGLPGLAKTLAVTTLAKVVNCEYKRIQFTPDLLPADLVGTSIYNFKEGSFSVSKGPAFTHILLADEINRAPAKVQSALLEVMQERQITLNGQTFHLQEPYLVLATENPIEQEGTYPLPEAQTDRFMLKVTLDYPSKEEEKEILKRMANLGSSIKVKPILTTEEILNARRMINEIYMDDKITNYILDLIFATRYPSQYGLDLQSLLLNGASPRASIALCIACKANAFLEGRAYVVPQDIKKIAPAVLRHRLRRSYEAEAEDVSTDEMIERILKTVPVP